The nucleotide sequence GGTATGGCATCTACAGAAATTTTAGATGATGAATCTATAAATCTTCTTATAAAGGCTGTAATCGATAATGCTTTAAGCAATGATAGTACAGAAAAAGAAATAATTTTTGACGGAAAAAATCAGCATTATCATAAAGTGGATACTTTTAATGAAAATTTAGCATCGATACCCTCAAAAGATAGACTATGCCTTTGTCTTAAACTTAGTGAAAAGGCCCAAAATTATAACTATAGTTCTAACTTTAAGTTGAAAGCAGTTATGGCAGAGGTTAATTATACAGAAAAGAAATACGGAATAGTTAACTCAGAGGGATTGAATTTAAATTACAAATCCAATCATGAAGCATCCATTTTAGAAATAGTTCTAAATAAAGGAGAGGAGACTAATACGGATTACGCTTATGCCTTTTATAAGAACAGATCTGATTTAAATGAAGATGAACTTGTAGAAAAAGCCATAAAGAATACTATTGATAGATTTGATGGTAAAACTGTAGTCTCAGGAAAATATAAGGTTGTAATAAAAAACTCCACCTTTGCACTTATGCTTAGAACCTTTTGGGAAGTTTTTAATGGTGAAAATGTAAACAAAAATCTCTCTTTATTAAAAAATAAATTAGAAAAAGTCGTTGCCAGCAAGGCATTAACGCTTATTGATAACCCACTTTTAAATGCAATGAATTCAAAACCTTTTGATGCAGAAGGGGTAGCAACAAAAGAGAAAAAAATTATAGAAAAAGGGGTCTTAAAAAGTTTCTTTCATAATATAAAATCAGCAGAGGAAAGTGGGACCTTTAGTACAGGGAATGCATCAAAAGCAAAATATTCATCATCTATATCAGTTTCACCAACAAATCTTTATATAGAAAAAGGTTATAAAAACTTTGACGAAATACTAGCTTATGTAGAAAACGGACTTCTAATAAATGATCTTCAAGGAACACATTCTGGAGCTAATGTCGAAACTGGTGATTTTTCTCTTTCTGCCAAAGGGATGCGTATAGAGAATGGAGTTTTAACAGGAGCTGTTGAGCAGATAACTATTTCAGGAAACTTTTACACCTTACTTAAAAATATAGAAGAAGTAGCAGACGATCTTGAATTTTACTTGCCAAATTCAACAGGATACTTTGGAAGTCCTAGTGTAGTTATAAAAGAAATTTCTGTATCAGGGGAATAAAAATACAAATGGTAAGAATAATATTTATCTATTTTTACCATTTGTATTTTTTTTAATTTCCAGTAAAGTAGAACCCCTAAAGGCATATAGTTGATAATAGCTATCACTTGATTATCAATAAAATCAAAAGAAGAAGGATTTTTACTTAAATATATATTTAGGTTTTTTAAATAGATTTATGTTTATGTACCTAAATATGATTTTTCAAAAAGTTTTTTGATATTTTTTAATATAAAAGCATATATAAAACTTATTAAAAAAAGAAGGATTTTCCCCCTCTTTTTGTAGAATATTTATTCCGTAAAATAGGAATTTGACGAAGTAACGGAGGTTTTTTATGAAATATTCACTAAAACAAATAAACGATCCAAGTTTACCAGTATCACTCAAACAACTTTTTTAAACTATTTAAGAACTATTAGGGCTAAATCTGAGAGAACTATCTATAACTACAAAATAGATTTAATTCTGTTTTTTAGATTTTTAAAATTATACAGAGGCTTATCAAAAGATGCGGATTTCGAAGATATTGTAATAAATGATATTGATAGTAGTTTCTTAGATTCTATTACACTGGAAGATCTGTTTGCTTTTTTAAGTTTTACAGAAGAGTTTAGAAATAACGGAAGCTATGCAAGAGCTAGAAAAATCGCAGCACTAAGATCCTTTTTTAAATACATTTCAGGAAAAGCTAAAATAATAAAGGAAAATCCAACTTTAGAGCTAGAATCCCCTAGCCTTCCTAAAAGAAATCCTATTTATTTAACCCTTGAAGAAAGTCAAGCGCTTTTAAATTCAATAGATGGTCCTTTTAAAGAAAGAGACTATTGCATAATAACATTATTTTTAAATTGCGGTCTTAGATTATCTGAACTAGTAAGTATTGATATATCAAAAATAAAGGGTGATACTTTAACTATTTTAGGAAAAGGAAATAAAGAAAGAACGATATATTTAAACGAAATGTGCCTAAAAGCTATAGAAGATTATATACCTGTAAGAAATCAAAAAGCTTCATCAATAAAAATTGAAGATAAAGATGCCCTTTTCATAAGTAGAAAACTCACTAGAATAAATCAAAGGACTATTGAACTAATGGTTAAAAAATATGCTTTAAAAGCTAATTTAGATTATGAAAAACTCACGCCTCATAAATTAAGGCATACAGCTGCTACTTTGATGTATAAGTACGGAAATGTAGATATAAGAAGTTTACAGCAAATACTAGGACACGAAAGTGTATCTACCACACAAATATATACTCATATAGATGATGAAAATTTAAGAAAAGCTGTAAAATCAAATCCCCTTAATAACGTAAAGTAATTACGTAATATATATTATGTAAACTAATATATATAGAAGAGAAGATGATTACAAAAATCACCTTCTCTTCTACTTATTAAGTCTATCCTTTTTAAGTGCAAATAATCCTGGCGATGTTTCATTTATAAATTTTTTTCTCTTATCCTCGTTATTTAATATCTCATTTAATCCATCTACATCTTCTATAAATTCAATTTCAATTTCCTTGTGCTCACCATCTTCTACATAATTATCATCGTAATCATTCAAAATTTCTTCTTCTAGAATAGCTTCTGCATTAACGGGATTTTCGTCATCTATTATATTGTCGATAAGTATAGATCTAGTTTTTGCGTTATCTGGATTAAGGCACCTTCCACAATTGTCGCATATTTTATCTGGATTCAAATCACATTTATCACATTCACCACAATTAGTACATTTCTTATTTTCATCTAATACACAAATCTTATCCATAAAAAACTACCCTTCTTTAGAGTTATTTAATACAATAAAGTACATTGTACCAAATAATTTACTTCATTTCAAGTGATAATAGAAAATATCATTTTAGAGTTATCTATTTTTCATAATACCATTAAATTCTTTCAAACAGAACATAAGTTTGCATACTATCTTGTATTATGCTATAATTTAATGTAATAATTACTATAAAAATTCTTGCGGGGTGTGTAAAGTGGCTACGGATAAGATTACAAGAGACGTGCAAAGTGAAATATATGAATTTATAAGGCAAGAAGTCCTAGATAAAGGGTATCCACCTTCTGTCAGAGAAATATGTGCAAAAGTTGGCTTAAGCTCTACTTCTACAGTACATGGCCATCTTTCAAGACTTGAAAAAAAGGGTCTTATAAGACGTGATCCAACTAAACCTAGAGCTATAGAATTGATAAAAGATCCTATATCTAAAAGAGAAATGATTGATATTCCCATAGTTGGAAAAGTTCAAGCAGGTCAGCCTATTCTTGCTGTTGAAAATATAGATGACTATCTTACAATTCCGTTAAACTTTGTAAGAAATACTAATGATCTTTTTATATTAAAAATCAGCGGAAACAGTATGATTGAGGCCGGCATATATGATGGAGATTTAGCTATTATAGAAAAAACAAACTATGCTCAAAATGGAGATATTGTTGTAGCATTAATAGAAAATGATGCTACAATAAAAAGGTTCTTTAAAGAGAAGGATAAAATAAGACTTCAGCCCGAAAATCACACAATGGATCCAATTATAGTTGATAATTGTGAAGTAATAGGAAAATTGGCCGGAATTTATAGAAGATATTAAAAATAAGCTGCTTTATTCAAACTAAAGCAGCTTATTTTTTTACATTATTAATTTAGAAAGAGCTATAAGTACTCCAAGTTTAGCATGATCAAAAGTAAGACCGCCTTGAAGATATCCTATGTACGGTTCTCTTATAGGTGCATCTGCAGACAATTCTATAGAGGCTCCTTGTACAAATGTACCAGCTGCCATTATAACCTTATCTTCGTAGCCTGGCATATCCCAAGCTTCACATTGCACAAAAGAATCTACTGGAGATGCTGTTTGAATTCCTTTTATGAAATCGATAAGCTTCTTCTCGTCATTGAATTTAATAGCCTGTATAATATCTGTCCTTTTATCATTATATTTAGGAAGAACATCAAAACCTGCGAGCTCCATTATTCTAGCGCAAAAAACCGCACCCTTAACTGCCTCAATTGTAACATGTGGAGCCATAAAAAGTCCTTCATATAAACTTCTCATTACTCCGAAAGTAGAGCCGCACTCTCCTCCTATTCCAGGAACTGTAACCCTAAAGGTAGCTTGAGTTACATACTCTTCCTTTCCTGCTATGTAGCCCCCTGTTGTGGCTATTCCGCCTCCGATATTTTTAATTAATGAACCTGCAATTATATCAGCACCAACATCTGTAGGTTCTTTTTCTTCAACAAACTCACCGTAACAGTTATCAACAAATACTATTACATTTTCATTAACTTCTCTTATTGATTTAATTATTTCAGCGATTTCAGCTATTCTTAGAGACTTTCTCCATCCGTATCCTGTAGAACGCTGAATATGAATTAACTTTATACTGTCATCCTTTTTAAGTTCTTCTTTAACAGTATTTATATCAACCTTACCATCTTTTAAATCAACCATTTTGTATTTAACACCATATTCTCTAAGCGATCCTACTTTTTTACTATCATCCATTCCAATTATGTCATGAAGAGTATCATAAGGCATCCCGCAAATAGACATCATAGTATCATTGGGACGTAAATTTCCAAATAAGGCTGCACCTATTGCATGTGTTCCATTAACGAAATGTGGCCTTACAAATGCACTTTCTGTATTAAATATATTTGCATATACCCTATCAAGTGAATCTCTTCCTATATCATTATATCCGTAGCCACTTGAATTAGTAAAATGAGATTCACTTATTCTTTCTTCTTGAAAAGCCTTAAGCACCTTTAACTGATTATACTCTCTAATTTCATCATAGTACTTAAATTCCTTTTCAACATCATTTAATGCTCTTTCATATAACTCTAATACTCTTTCATTTATATTATACTTATTCATAAGTGATCTTTTAGTAAATTCTAGCATAAATCTTGTAATCCTCCTGAGTTTATTTAATTACACACTCAAAAAAGAGGCAATAAAAAAACTTGCCTACTTTTCTTATAATTTATTCTTCATCCTGCTGAGGCTGGTTAAATAGTATCGGTCTTAAAGGAGTTATGGTGGATACAGCATGTTTATATATCATCATCTGTTTTCCATCACTTTCAAGTATTACCGTAAAACTATCAAATCCCTTAACACTACCTCTCATCTGAAATCCATTTGTCAAATGAATTGCAACAGGTATCTTATTCTTTCTCGCACTATTTAAAAATATATCCTGCAAATTATTTGTTGACTTGTTATTCATGATACTCACCCTCCGTTTATTTTACATAGTTAATATTCTATAAAAAACTTTAAAATCCTTTTAAATTTCTTCTATAGAAGATAGAATTTTAAAAACTATATCATCATCATTTTTATATATGTCCTTATTTATCCATACCGCTCTTTCATCTTTTCTAAACCAAGTAAGCTGTCTTTTTGCATAGTGTCTACTGCCCTTTTTAATAAGTTCTACAGCTTCTTCCAAAGTAATGCAGCCTTCAAGATAAGAAAGAATTTCCTTATACCCTATTCCCTTCATGGATTGCATATTTGAATTATAGCCCATATCCCTTAATTTTATAACTTCATCAACAAGACCATTTCTTAACATTATGTCTACTCTCAAATTTATTCTTTCATATAACTTTTGCCTATCCATATTTAATATAAAATAATGTATGTTATATGGTATATCGTACAAATCTACATTACTATTTAGCTCACTTATAGTTTTTCCAGTTATTTTATAAACTTCAAGAGCTCTTATTACCCTTTTTAAATCGTTAGGATATAGTTTTTTATACGAATCTATATCTATATTTTTGAGCTTTTCATGAAGATACTCTTTTCCCTTATCCTTAGCAATAGCTTGAAGAGATTCTCTGTAGGCTTCATCCTTATAAGCCCCAGTGAAATCATAATTACAGATTAGAGAATTTATATATAATCCTGTACCTCCAACTATAATAGGATATTTTTTTCTGGAAGTTATATCATCTATTGCATTTTGCGCCATCTTTTTAAAGCTTGCAACGCTAAATTCTTCTGAAGGATCTACCACATCTATTAAATGATGTTTTATTCCCTTCATTTCTTCTTTTGTTACTTTTGCTGATCCTATATCCATGTACTTGTATATTTGCATTGAATCGGCAGATATTATTTCTCCATTCATCTTTTGTGCTATTTTTATGGATATATCTGTTTTCCCCACAGCTGTAGGTCCTGCTATAATAAGTATATCTTTCATACTAAATTCATCCTCGATTGACTTTATTGAATTCTCTTAAACTTCTTTTCAAAATCAGTTACAGTTAATCTTACAATTGTTGGCCGCCCATGAGGGCAGTTAAACGGGTCTTCAGCAAATCTTAAATCCTGTATTAGAGTTTTCATTTCATCATGTGTAAGCTCATGATATGCTTTCACAGCTGATTTACAAGCTGCTGTTGCAATGCTTCTGTATTTTACCTCTGACGTTTCTCCACTTCCCATGTTCTTTAGATTATCTATTATTTCTAAAAATAAATCCTTAACAAGTGGCTTACCTAAAAACAAAGGAACCTCTTTAATAGCAACAGTATTATCACCAAAATACTCAATAACAAATCCAGCATTTTTAAATACTTCTTTATTTTCGTCATAATAAATAAAATCTTCAGGGAGTAATTCCACTACAGAAGGTGTAATTAAAATTTGAGAGGACACACCTTTATTTTTTATATCTTCCCTATATTTCTCAAATAATATCTTCTCATGAGCTGCATGTTGGTCTATTATATATAATTCCTCAAAGCTTTCCGCTAAAATATAAGTATTATTGAATTGACCTATGACCCTAAGCTCAGGAAATTTTGCTTTCTTATTAGTAATTATATCATAGGTTTCTTTTTCTTGGGAAGTTTCTTTTATTATATCCTTCTCTCTAAAATCGTCAAAACTTCTATCCTTATTTTCTTTTGTACTGTTATCATAATTTTCAATAGGACGTTTTAAATCTATTGGAATTTGTACAGGTACCGGAAATGAGTCTTTTTTTATATAACCATCTATTTTATCATCATGTTTAATCTCATTTTTTGTAATAACGTCTTCCTTAATATCAAACAATTTATCTTCTTCTTCTTTTAGAGCTTCAACCTTGAAAGATTCCTTTAAGCTGTTTCTAATGCCTTCATGTACGGTATCAAAAATAATTTTAAATATATCCCTTTCATTTTGAAATTTAACTTCTGATTTTGTAGGATGTACATTTACATCTACAAATTCGGGAAATATATCTAAAAATATTATAAAAAAAGGAAACTTATTTATCATCATAAACGATTTAACAGCGTTTTCAACTGCTGCAGTTATGAGTTTATTCTTTATATATCGTTTATTTATAAATATACTTTGATTATTTCTGCTTCCACGACTTATTTCTGCATTTCCCACATATCCATGAACAGATACTAAATCTGTATGACGTTCAAAGCTTATGACATTATCACATATCTTTTTACCATATATAGCTCTTATGGTGTCTATTAAATTATCAGTAGCATATGTTGTGATAACCCTTTTACCGTTATTAATTAATCTAAAGGATATTTCACTATGAGCTAAAGCTAATCGATTTACAATATCAGAAATAGAAGATGCTTCTTTAGCTGTAGATTTTAAAAATTTTTCTCTTGCTGGAACATTGTAAAACAAATCACGTACTTCTATATGTGTTCCTATGTTAGTTCCACAGTCCTTAATGTAATCAACACTTCCACCACTTATTGATATTTCTCTTCCAAATTCGTTCTCTTTAGTTCTTGACTTTAATGTAGTCTTTGACACGGAAGCAATACTTGGTAGAGCCTCCCCCCTAAATCCCAAGGTATTTATAGAATATATATCCTGAAGCTTTGATATCTTACTTGTTGCATGAGGCATAAAAGCTTTTTCTATATCATCCTTATCTATACCATAGCCATCATCCAACACCTTAATAAGAGTTCTTCCGCCATTTTCTATTTCAATATTGATAGTTTTAGCGCCTGCATCAATACTATTCTCAACTAATTCCTTAACTACAGAAAATGGTCTCTCTACCACTTCTCCTGCGGCAATTTTATTAGAAGTATCTTCACTCAAAATATTTATTCTCAAAATCTCACCTTCTTATTCTTAAAGTTTTTTGGCACGCTTTATAAATTCATACAGTTTATTCATACATTCTATCGGATTCATATCCATTATCTCAGTATCTTTAAGTTCCTTTAAAATAGATTCTCTTTCAAGGTAATTAAAATCAATCTGATATGAATCTTTTTTTGGTTCTTCTTTAACTATATTTGTTTTTTTGTCTTCAGTATTTTCTGCTGTCTTAGGCTTAGCTTCTTCTAAATCCTTAAGTATTTCCCTTGCACGCACTAAGACTTCTTCAGGAAGACCTGCTATTTTAGCAACTTCTATACCATAAGATTCATCTGCACCTTTTGAAATTATTTTCCTTAAGAAGATTATATCATCATT is from Clostridium acetobutylicum ATCC 824 and encodes:
- the hfq gene encoding RNA chaperone Hfq; amino-acid sequence: MNNKSTNNLQDIFLNSARKNKIPVAIHLTNGFQMRGSVKGFDSFTVILESDGKQMMIYKHAVSTITPLRPILFNQPQQDEE
- the lexA gene encoding transcriptional repressor LexA; amino-acid sequence: MATDKITRDVQSEIYEFIRQEVLDKGYPPSVREICAKVGLSSTSTVHGHLSRLEKKGLIRRDPTKPRAIELIKDPISKREMIDIPIVGKVQAGQPILAVENIDDYLTIPLNFVRNTNDLFILKISGNSMIEAGIYDGDLAIIEKTNYAQNGDIVVALIENDATIKRFFKEKDKIRLQPENHTMDPIIVDNCEVIGKLAGIYRRY
- a CDS encoding Zn-finger domain-containing protein → MDKICVLDENKKCTNCGECDKCDLNPDKICDNCGRCLNPDNAKTRSILIDNIIDDENPVNAEAILEEEILNDYDDNYVEDGEHKEIEIEFIEDVDGLNEILNNEDKRKKFINETSPGLFALKKDRLNK
- a CDS encoding methionine gamma-lyase family protein, whose protein sequence is MLEFTKRSLMNKYNINERVLELYERALNDVEKEFKYYDEIREYNQLKVLKAFQEERISESHFTNSSGYGYNDIGRDSLDRVYANIFNTESAFVRPHFVNGTHAIGAALFGNLRPNDTMMSICGMPYDTLHDIIGMDDSKKVGSLREYGVKYKMVDLKDGKVDINTVKEELKKDDSIKLIHIQRSTGYGWRKSLRIAEIAEIIKSIREVNENVIVFVDNCYGEFVEEKEPTDVGADIIAGSLIKNIGGGIATTGGYIAGKEEYVTQATFRVTVPGIGGECGSTFGVMRSLYEGLFMAPHVTIEAVKGAVFCARIMELAGFDVLPKYNDKRTDIIQAIKFNDEKKLIDFIKGIQTASPVDSFVQCEAWDMPGYEDKVIMAAGTFVQGASIELSADAPIREPYIGYLQGGLTFDHAKLGVLIALSKLIM
- a CDS encoding TldD/PmbA family protein, which translates into the protein MDIEKFKEKLIEEAKKNDISSYELYYEYSNNLNISSYNLDIDNYSVSKSFGISFRGIYKGKLGMASTEILDDESINLLIKAVIDNALSNDSTEKEIIFDGKNQHYHKVDTFNENLASIPSKDRLCLCLKLSEKAQNYNYSSNFKLKAVMAEVNYTEKKYGIVNSEGLNLNYKSNHEASILEIVLNKGEETNTDYAYAFYKNRSDLNEDELVEKAIKNTIDRFDGKTVVSGKYKVVIKNSTFALMLRTFWEVFNGENVNKNLSLLKNKLEKVVASKALTLIDNPLLNAMNSKPFDAEGVATKEKKIIEKGVLKSFFHNIKSAEESGTFSTGNASKAKYSSSISVSPTNLYIEKGYKNFDEILAYVENGLLINDLQGTHSGANVETGDFSLSAKGMRIENGVLTGAVEQITISGNFYTLLKNIEEVADDLEFYLPNSTGYFGSPSVVIKEISVSGE
- the miaA gene encoding tRNA (adenosine(37)-N6)-dimethylallyltransferase MiaA yields the protein MKDILIIAGPTAVGKTDISIKIAQKMNGEIISADSMQIYKYMDIGSAKVTKEEMKGIKHHLIDVVDPSEEFSVASFKKMAQNAIDDITSRKKYPIIVGGTGLYINSLICNYDFTGAYKDEAYRESLQAIAKDKGKEYLHEKLKNIDIDSYKKLYPNDLKRVIRALEVYKITGKTISELNSNVDLYDIPYNIHYFILNMDRQKLYERINLRVDIMLRNGLVDEVIKLRDMGYNSNMQSMKGIGYKEILSYLEGCITLEEAVELIKKGSRHYAKRQLTWFRKDERAVWINKDIYKNDDDIVFKILSSIEEI
- the mutL gene encoding DNA mismatch repair endonuclease MutL; translation: MRINILSEDTSNKIAAGEVVERPFSVVKELVENSIDAGAKTINIEIENGGRTLIKVLDDGYGIDKDDIEKAFMPHATSKISKLQDIYSINTLGFRGEALPSIASVSKTTLKSRTKENEFGREISISGGSVDYIKDCGTNIGTHIEVRDLFYNVPAREKFLKSTAKEASSISDIVNRLALAHSEISFRLINNGKRVITTYATDNLIDTIRAIYGKKICDNVISFERHTDLVSVHGYVGNAEISRGSRNNQSIFINKRYIKNKLITAAVENAVKSFMMINKFPFFIIFLDIFPEFVDVNVHPTKSEVKFQNERDIFKIIFDTVHEGIRNSLKESFKVEALKEEEDKLFDIKEDVITKNEIKHDDKIDGYIKKDSFPVPVQIPIDLKRPIENYDNSTKENKDRSFDDFREKDIIKETSQEKETYDIITNKKAKFPELRVIGQFNNTYILAESFEELYIIDQHAAHEKILFEKYREDIKNKGVSSQILITPSVVELLPEDFIYYDENKEVFKNAGFVIEYFGDNTVAIKEVPLFLGKPLVKDLFLEIIDNLKNMGSGETSEVKYRSIATAACKSAVKAYHELTHDEMKTLIQDLRFAEDPFNCPHGRPTIVRLTVTDFEKKFKRIQ